The nucleotide sequence GATCATCGCAGGGTTACCAGCCGTCACCCTGGGAATGAACCCTTCGATTCCTGAGGCCCGGCTTTCTACAAGCCTTCAGGATTTAAAAGATCACTACTGCACCTCCCGGTTATATCTGATCACAACGGTGGATGCTTACGAAGACGGGTACAACCTGTCCATGCTGGAAGCAATGGCCACGGGTATGCCGGTTATATCGACCGCAAGCCGAACTTCTCCGATTGAAAATGGGATTAGCGGCTACATTTCGGACGACATCCACTATTTGCGATCCCATGTGGCGGAATTATTGATGGACCCTGAAAAAGCTAAAACAATGGGAGCCGAAGCCCGCAAAACGGTCGAACAAAAATTTGGACAGACGGTTTTCATAAAATCATGGACGGAGACGATAAAGGAAAGAATTGTCGATTTTCTGGAGGCGACGGGAGTTTCTTTGAACGGGTCTACTGAAAGGTTCCATGAAAAGCCACGCAAAAACATTCTGATGAATTATGTGTCATACCCTGTGACCACTGCCCATTATATGGAACGGGCACTCAGAAAAGCGCACAACGTGGTCACCGCCGGGGCCATGATCACAAATGAAATTATTAAGCAATGGAATCTTGAAGCCTTGAAATGGAAAGTTGCTCCGCAGGATATTCCCTGCGAGGTTTCCGCCCCATTGTCCCACATGCTGAGCCAGCTGTCGGACGGGTGGAGCCCGGATCTTTATTTTTGGGTGGAGACGGGGCTCGGGTCCATCCCGCCGGATTTAAAGGATCATTCGATTCCCAAAGCCTGTTACCTGATCGATTCCCACATTCATTTTGAACGCCATAAGGAAATTGCTAGGCACTTCGATTTTATATTCCTCGCGCAAAAAGCGTATGTGGAGCCGATGAAGACGGCAGGATATAAGCAGGTTTTCTGGCTTCCCCTCGGGTGTGATCCTGAAATTCATGGCGAGAAAAATCGTGATGAGAAATACGACGTGGGCTTCGTGGGATCGTTGACGACCGCTCACGTGCGCCGAAAAAAACTACTGTATCGGATCGATGAACATTTTTCCCTGCATTGCGACCGCAAATTCATGGATGAAATGGCGGAGGTATTTTCCGAGTGCAGGATCGTATTCAATGAGGCGGTTAACAACGACCTCAATATGCGAGTGTTCGAGGCGCTGTGCAGTGGCCGTCTGCTGGTTACAGACGAAGCGCCGGGAAGCGGCCTGAAAGACATGTTTCAGGATAATAAACATTTGGTCATTTATAACGAAGATAACCTTATCGAACGGATTCGATATTATCTGGACCACCCCGATGAAAGACTTCGGATCGCCAGGGAAGGCCAAGAAGAAGTGCTTAAACGTCATACCTATGACCATCGGGCAAAATTCATGTTGGAAACGCTGGATAATCACTTCAGGGAAAAAGGTGGAGCGAAGTTGGTGAGCGACAAACCTGACTCGTATTACCAGAACGTCCGAATGGATATTCTTCCCCTCGTGCCTGAAGATGCCTCCTGCATCCTGGAAATCGGCTGTGCCGCCGGAGGCACCGGGAATGAATTGAAAAAGAGGGGAGGGGTATTCGTCGCCGGCGTAGAGCAGGACCCTGAAGCGGCTCGGTTGGCGCGTGAGGTGTTGGATGAGGTGATTGAAGGCAATATTGAAACGCTGGATTTGCCCTATGCCGAAAACAGCTTCGACTGTATTTTATTCGCGGATGTGCTGGAGCATCTCATCGACCCGCTTACAGTCCTGAAAAATCTACGGAAATACCTGAAGACTGAGGGAACGGTGGTTGCCAGTCTTCCTAATGTGCAGTTTCATGGGGTGGTTCATCATCTGGTGGAAGGAAACTGGACGTATCAAAAAGAAGGCATTTTGGATGAGACCCATTTGCGCTTTTTCACTTTTAAAGAAATGGAGAATTTTTTTGCGCAAGCGGGGTTTGAAATTGGTCAGGTTGAAGAAACTCTCGACCCAGTTTTCAAGGACTATAATCCGACGTATCCCGCAACCCTCACCATGGGCCGGATAACGATCAACGACCTATCTGAAGAAGAGTTCCGGCGATTTTTTGTTTTCCAATACAAAATTTCTGCCCGAAAGAAGGTGGTTGCTTCGCAATATTTTGATGAACCTGAAGGAGCTGATTCATCAGAATTGTATATCGAAGAAATGCTGGCGAAAGGTAAAACACTTGAGCAGGCAAATGACTTCAAGGGAGCGGTTCGCATTTATCGACAACTACGGGAGGCCGTTCCCGGTTGCCTGGAAGCGATCTGTGGCGAGGCCAATTGTTGCATGCACCTGCAAGACCTGGAGCAGGCTGAGAGGCTATATTTAAAAGCCCTGTCTCTTGAACCCGGAACCTTTCTTGCCCGCATGGGGTTGAGTTCCCTTGAACTGCAGCGAGGAAATTTAGACGAGGCCATTGAAGGGTTTCACGGAGCTCGTGAAATCCTGCCGAATAATGATAAGGCCTGGACCGGGTTGGGTTTGGCTTACCGACAAAAGGGAATGATACGGGATGCGCTGGACTGCTTTGCGCACGCGCTGGATATCGACTTGGAAAATCAATTAGCGTTAACCACACTCATGGAATTGTGCTACGAAGGAGATGAGTTTTCCGAATGTGAAAAATTCCTGAATAAATATCTGGTACTTCATCCAGCTAATTTAAATATTCTGTTTGGACTGGCAGGGATACAGTACAAAATGAATAAATTGGATGAAGCTAAAGAATCATTGGAAAGAATCCTGGTGTTTGATCCCGTCCATAAGGACGCCTGTGACCTCAAGGAACACCTTGGCAGAAAGCTTAGCCCCCTGCGAGCGTAGTAAATCAAGCTTGTGGGTGAGTGATTTAAAAATCTCCTTTTATCTTGGAAGCTTAGAGTGCATCTATTTAATGAAAATCTAAAATTACTCCGGGATCACGATCCGGCTTTGGCTCTCAGGGTGGAAAGTGCGAGGAGTCTGGATGCTGTCCAGGTGATAGTGTCAAAGGATGGCAATCCGGTTCCGAGAGTAGGATCTGTGAGCCTTCACAGCACCTATCGGCCCAAGGATGAAGCCGCCCGAGCGGTTTCTGAATTTGCCGTCAAAGGTGGATTGCAAAATGTGGTTTATGGGCTGGGGTTTGGCTATCACGTTGCGGAATTATTGAACCGATATTACTCCAGGTCTGTTACCGTGATTGAACCGTCACTGGAATTATTCCACGCGTTCATTTCAGCGGTGAATCTCAAACCCTTTCTGCCACGCACCCGGTTTTTAGTTGCCGAACCCACTCCAAAAATTGGAGCCCGTTTCAAGCCAGAGAACTGGAACATCCTGAGCCACCTTCCCTCAGTTCGCTTATCTCCAGACTATTTTAACAGGTTGGAACAGAGCCGGAAATTAGCCGGGGTTTTGAAATCCAATTCATTAAGAATTCTCGTGGTCAACCCGATTTACGGCGGGTCTCTGCCAACGGCACGGTTTTGCGCCGAAGCTTTGAAGAACCTTGGTCATCATGTAGCCTCGGTGGAATGCGATAAGTTTGCCGAGGGCTTTTTATCTCTTGATGGAATCACCCGCAACAAAGAAAATTCCCAGATCCTTTCGACTGTTTTCATGAATATGATGGGAGATATGACTGCCGCCAAAGCGGCGGACTTCCGCCCGGATCTGATTCTGGCTCTTGCCCAGGCGCCTCTGACCCCGAAAGCCATCCAAAAATTAAAAGTGTTGCAGGTTCCCATTGCCTTTTGGTTTGTGGAGGATTTCCGTACCCTCCCATACTGGAAAGATGTTGCCAGTTCCTACGATCATTTTTTCACCTTTCAGCAAGGGGAGTTTTTTGATCAGCTGGAAGCCCATGGTGCCAAAAGCGTTTACTACCTCCCACAAGCATGTTTTCCCGATATTCACCGAATACATGATCTGACCCCTGAAGAGAAAAAGAGTTATGAAGCCGATCTTTCCTTCATGGGGGCCGCCTACTACAACCGGCGGAAAACGTTTCCTCAGTTATTGGACCACGATATTAAAATCTGGGGCACCGGTTGGGAACTGGAATCGTCACTAGGCCAACGCGTACAGAATGAAAATAAACGGGTTTCTTCCGATGAAACGGTGAAAATTTATAATGCCGCCAAAATCCATTTGAACCTGCATTCATCCACCTTTCATGAAAGCATTAATCCCGAAGGCGATTTCGTGAACCCCCGCACATTCGAAATTCCAGCCTGTTGCGGATTCCAGCTCGTCGATCAGCGATCGGAATTGAAAGACCTGTTTCGAGTAGGTGAGGAAATTATTACCTTTAATAGTGTTGCCGATTTAAGGAAAAAGATTGCCTACTATCTGGAGCATGATGAGGAAAGAAAGACGATTGCTCTTAATGGACGCACGCGGGTTTTGTCGGAACATACTATGGAACACCGGATGACGGAATTGTTGATCTACATTTTCGGCGATCAGGTTGAAGCTCTGAAACAGCGGCTGGCCGACAGAAAAGAGCCTTTGGATGTTTTAATCGAACAAGCCGGAGCAAATACAGAGTTGGCGAAATTCCTTGAGCCGTTCCGTGGAGCCCCGGAATTTTCTCTGAAAACCGTCATTGCTCATATCGCTAAAGGCGAAGGAGCTTTGACAAAACCGGAAACTCTGTTATTGATGGTGAATCAACTGGTGCATGAGGGAAAATGATGGAGGAGAAGGAGTGATGGCTGAACGTATTCTCATAATGAGCCTGACTCGAATGGGTGATCTGGTGCAGGCAACTCCATTGATCAGCGGAATGCGGCAAAAATACCCGGATTCTGTAATCACCTTGATGGTTTCCAGTGATTTTGAGAGTTTTATCCCAAATATTCCCGATATCGACAATTCTATCGTTCTCGATATTCGCCAATTCAAAAAGCGAGAACGTGAGCAAGATCTGAGCTGGGTGGTCATTTACCAGTACCTGGAATCTTTCCTTGAGGAGGTGAAGGCCCAGCGGTTCGATCTTGTCGTGAACCTCAGCCACTCCAAGCTCAGCGCCTTAATGATTTTATACCTGGGGATTAAAAAGGTCTGTGGATTTCTTTGCAATGAAACCGGAGACCGTATGACCGAGCACCCCTGGATGCAATATTTCGGGATAGAACCTTTCAACCGAAATTATAATCCCTTCAATCTGGTCGAGATTTTTACCCGCAGTGCCGATGTTCGTCCCGAAGACCAGCGCATCAGGATTAATGTGCCAGAAGAGCCTTTATCGCTAATTGCGCCGGATCTGAGTCGTGAAGCAATAAGGGATGACGAATTAGTGATTGGTATCCAGGCAGGATCCAGTATTGAAGGTCGACGTTGGCCCGCCAGTCATTTTTGCAGAACTTGCAGACTCACTGGCGGACGGGCTCAATGCCCGAATCGTCTTGTTTGGAGTGGAATCCGAAGCACCAATTGCAGGAGAAATTTGTCGACTCGCAACGAGAAGTGAAAAAATTATCAACCTCACCGGAAAAACCAATATCCCCAAATTGATCGCCTGGGTGGGACGGTGCCGTTATCTGGTGACCAACGACACGGGCACCATGCACATTGCTGCGGCCTTGGGAACCACAATCGTGGGTCTGTTTTTTGCCCATGCGCACCCGTATGAGACAGGACCCTATTCTCCCGGTCATGTGCTGTTTCAGGCACGAATATCCTGTGCCCCTTGCAGTTACGGGGTGCAATGCAACAATATCGTTTGTATTCATAAGGTCAAGCCCCATCATTTATATTCCATGATACAGGCGCATATCAACGCGGGGGGCTGGAATCTGACGGATGATATGGGGCCCTTGGATGAAGTCAATATTTATGAAACTCGCTATGGAAACGATCAGCGTCTGACCCTCAAACCCCTGACCCGGCATCCTATTAAATTGGATGATGTATTCCGCTGGGCTTACTCCAGTTTATGGCTCGAGTCTTTGGGAGAATATGACCATTGCGACAACTCCAGGGACGAAGCCGCAATGGTTGAACTTATGTGGCAGGATTACGACTGTGGTGGCATCGATGAAATTGTGGAGCCTTTGCGATACAAAATTGAGGTGGTGAAGGATCTTATCAAGTTAAGCCGGGAAGGAACAAAGGCCACGACCTCCCTTATTAAAATGTTACATTCGAGACCATCATCAAAAAAAATGCAGGCATTGGGTGATAAAATCAGCGGGATAGACGAGACGCTGAACCAGACAGGATGTGCTCATCCCGAGATAAAGCCGGTCATTGATTTATTTGTGAAACGAAAGGAAAATTTTCAAGGAGACGATGTCGTTCGATTGGGAAAGGACACCTTGCGTTGTTATGAACAAATGAGAAAAGAATTTACCCGGCTAATTCTTTTACTCAATGCGGCTGAAGAGTCCTTTGCTCCGGGTGTAATTGATAAAAATCAAGTGGGATTCGATTCCATCAATGCCCTTGTTCCCGGCAGATAGCTGGCCCAATCGGATTTTCCCGTGTCCTGCAAAAAACCTTCCAGGAACCCTAACGCAGCGCCCCCTCCGGTAGAAACAAAAAAATTGGACGTAAAATAATTCCAAAGGGTGTAACTCTCTTCATCCGTAAACCCAATAGTGAGCAGGTTGCGGTTGATGGGAGGGAGAAGTTGTTTTTCAATTTGCTTCTTGATCAGGTTTTTCAGTTCATTGATGCTAACTTTGTTGAGAATAGCGGCTGAATCGCCGCCCCCAATCACCACATATAGTTTAGGATTGATAAGGACGGCGCTAAAAAGCAATTTGGCAAGTTCCAAAGACCCTTCCTGATGGGCGTTGCAGATTGGGTGATCGTAGGCGCCCAAAGGCCCATTCCAAAAAACGTTTTCAATATCATCTGTCAAAATTGTTCGAGAATAATTTTCGATCGTTTTGGGGCCGAGGTCCAATTGAAGTTCTTTATTAAAATCAGGTAGGGCTTTTACCGTATAAGTCGAATCGTGAAAATCCGAAACTACCTTATAGTCTTCGGGAAAAACAATTTCGACCCCGTTTTTGTCCGCTAGAACCAGAATTTCCTCAGCCAGTTTGGTTTCATTTATTAAAGTTTGGCGGTCTTCATCACTTTTCCCCATCAATTTATTTGGGATGGTCTCCAAGCTTAAGGGAGCGACCTGATCTTTTCTTATTTTGGCTAGAAGAAAAGCATTTACCATTTTTCCGCCGATTATGATACGCTTGACCTTGGATTGCACAAATTGCTTGAGGATCGAAATTTTGTCCTCAATCTTGGCACCGCCGGCAATAACTACGGTTTTCTGAGGGTTGGAAAGAACCCGTTTCCCAAATTCCCCCAAGGCCTTGACTTCTTGATAGAGTAGATTGCCCGCCACAACAATCTTTTTCTTTTGCCGCATGAGGTTAGGAAGCATTTTAATGCTCCTGGTGACCCGGTGACTGCATCCAAATGCGCAGTTTATGTAAACATCAGAGATTTTAGCGATATCATTTATAAATTCTTCTCTGTAAGTTTCAGGGTTTTTCGGTTCCAGGAGATAACGCAGGTTGGGAAGAAATTTAATCCCTCCTGAAGGCAATCGGTGGTGTGAAAGAATTTCCAGAGAATGCTTTAAGTGAGAATCTATGATCTCTGGAGGAAAAATGGTATAAGCGTCGCCATATCCTTTGCGGATCAGGGTATCAAAATGGGTGCTGATAAACTGGATGTTAAATATCCCATCCCAGCCATCGTGATCCTTGGTTTTATGCGGTCGTCCCAGATGAGACCCGATGATGATTCGGCACTCCCCATCGGTCAATTCATGAATTTTTTTAAAGGTGAGATCAAGAAAACGTCGGATCCGGGTGTCGTCGGCCACTCTAAAATATCCCTTTTTGGCAGAAAAAAGGGGAACATTAAAATCCACGCGGATGAAAATCGTTTTTCCCACCAAGTCCTCGGGACTGAGAGAGTCTAAATTAGCCATGCCAATCAAATCCAGCATTATACTTGTCACCCAAAAATGTTTCTGATGAATAATGGCCCCAACTGAGTCTTGTGGAGTGGGGTGTATGCAACGTTTGTCAGTGCGAATGGAAATTGGAGAATTCTAAAGAAAATTCAAGTTTTTATAAATAAAGACCGTCGTAACATTTAAAGGGTCTTTGAATGGAGAAAAAACGATCTCAATCTAAAACCCTTGTAAAATGGCAATTTAAAAAACTGGACTTCCTTGTCTTACGGTTTTCGATACTTCATGACAATTAAATGGTGTAACTGCCGACTCGGTAATTTGCATAGTTCCAGCTGAAAAATTGAAAAAAACAGCAAAATTTAGGAATCTAACTGGTTAGAGATGATTCATTCTATTGAATTTTAACAAATTATACGGAATTGAACAACCTTTGTAATCAAAGAAATTTTAGTTTATTATAACGAATTAAATAAGGATTTTGTCCTTAGAGGCAAATAA is from Nitrospinota bacterium and encodes:
- a CDS encoding glycosyltransferase yields the protein MIPPGINVDEFDAYTGENSCILRVGNLLKEKDLMLGFTASEKIIAGLPAVTLGMNPSIPEARLSTSLQDLKDHYCTSRLYLITTVDAYEDGYNLSMLEAMATGMPVISTASRTSPIENGISGYISDDIHYLRSHVAELLMDPEKAKTMGAEARKTVEQKFGQTVFIKSWTETIKERIVDFLEATGVSLNGSTERFHEKPRKNILMNYVSYPVTTAHYMERALRKAHNVVTAGAMITNEIIKQWNLEALKWKVAPQDIPCEVSAPLSHMLSQLSDGWSPDLYFWVETGLGSIPPDLKDHSIPKACYLIDSHIHFERHKEIARHFDFIFLAQKAYVEPMKTAGYKQVFWLPLGCDPEIHGEKNRDEKYDVGFVGSLTTAHVRRKKLLYRIDEHFSLHCDRKFMDEMAEVFSECRIVFNEAVNNDLNMRVFEALCSGRLLVTDEAPGSGLKDMFQDNKHLVIYNEDNLIERIRYYLDHPDERLRIAREGQEEVLKRHTYDHRAKFMLETLDNHFREKGGAKLVSDKPDSYYQNVRMDILPLVPEDASCILEIGCAAGGTGNELKKRGGVFVAGVEQDPEAARLAREVLDEVIEGNIETLDLPYAENSFDCILFADVLEHLIDPLTVLKNLRKYLKTEGTVVASLPNVQFHGVVHHLVEGNWTYQKEGILDETHLRFFTFKEMENFFAQAGFEIGQVEETLDPVFKDYNPTYPATLTMGRITINDLSEEEFRRFFVFQYKISARKKVVASQYFDEPEGADSSELYIEEMLAKGKTLEQANDFKGAVRIYRQLREAVPGCLEAICGEANCCMHLQDLEQAERLYLKALSLEPGTFLARMGLSSLELQRGNLDEAIEGFHGAREILPNNDKAWTGLGLAYRQKGMIRDALDCFAHALDIDLENQLALTTLMELCYEGDEFSECEKFLNKYLVLHPANLNILFGLAGIQYKMNKLDEAKESLERILVFDPVHKDACDLKEHLGRKLSPLRA
- a CDS encoding glycosyltransferase, producing the protein MHLFNENLKLLRDHDPALALRVESARSLDAVQVIVSKDGNPVPRVGSVSLHSTYRPKDEAARAVSEFAVKGGLQNVVYGLGFGYHVAELLNRYYSRSVTVIEPSLELFHAFISAVNLKPFLPRTRFLVAEPTPKIGARFKPENWNILSHLPSVRLSPDYFNRLEQSRKLAGVLKSNSLRILVVNPIYGGSLPTARFCAEALKNLGHHVASVECDKFAEGFLSLDGITRNKENSQILSTVFMNMMGDMTAAKAADFRPDLILALAQAPLTPKAIQKLKVLQVPIAFWFVEDFRTLPYWKDVASSYDHFFTFQQGEFFDQLEAHGAKSVYYLPQACFPDIHRIHDLTPEEKKSYEADLSFMGAAYYNRRKTFPQLLDHDIKIWGTGWELESSLGQRVQNENKRVSSDETVKIYNAAKIHLNLHSSTFHESINPEGDFVNPRTFEIPACCGFQLVDQRSELKDLFRVGEEIITFNSVADLRKKIAYYLEHDEERKTIALNGRTRVLSEHTMEHRMTELLIYIFGDQVEALKQRLADRKEPLDVLIEQAGANTELAKFLEPFRGAPEFSLKTVIAHIAKGEGALTKPETLLLMVNQLVHEGK
- a CDS encoding glycosyltransferase family 9 protein, producing MESEAPIAGEICRLATRSEKIINLTGKTNIPKLIAWVGRCRYLVTNDTGTMHIAAALGTTIVGLFFAHAHPYETGPYSPGHVLFQARISCAPCSYGVQCNNIVCIHKVKPHHLYSMIQAHINAGGWNLTDDMGPLDEVNIYETRYGNDQRLTLKPLTRHPIKLDDVFRWAYSSLWLESLGEYDHCDNSRDEAAMVELMWQDYDCGGIDEIVEPLRYKIEVVKDLIKLSREGTKATTSLIKMLHSRPSSKKMQALGDKISGIDETLNQTGCAHPEIKPVIDLFVKRKENFQGDDVVRLGKDTLRCYEQMRKEFTRLILLLNAAEESFAPGVIDKNQVGFDSINALVPGR
- a CDS encoding phosphoglycerate kinase → MLDLIGMANLDSLSPEDLVGKTIFIRVDFNVPLFSAKKGYFRVADDTRIRRFLDLTFKKIHELTDGECRIIIGSHLGRPHKTKDHDGWDGIFNIQFISTHFDTLIRKGYGDAYTIFPPEIIDSHLKHSLEILSHHRLPSGGIKFLPNLRYLLEPKNPETYREEFINDIAKISDVYINCAFGCSHRVTRSIKMLPNLMRQKKKIVVAGNLLYQEVKALGEFGKRVLSNPQKTVVIAGGAKIEDKISILKQFVQSKVKRIIIGGKMVNAFLLAKIRKDQVAPLSLETIPNKLMGKSDEDRQTLINETKLAEEILVLADKNGVEIVFPEDYKVVSDFHDSTYTVKALPDFNKELQLDLGPKTIENYSRTILTDDIENVFWNGPLGAYDHPICNAHQEGSLELAKLLFSAVLINPKLYVVIGGGDSAAILNKVSINELKNLIKKQIEKQLLPPINRNLLTIGFTDEESYTLWNYFTSNFFVSTGGGAALGFLEGFLQDTGKSDWASYLPGTRALMESNPT